GATTCGGGAGTCGGTCGCGGCGCCGGTGATCCATGCGGAGCAGGGACTCGTGTCGGGACCCCTGCCGATGACGCCGGCTCAACTGTGGTGGTTCGAGCAGCAATTGTCCGAGCTCCATCACTGGAATCAATCGCTCATGGTGACGATCTCCGGACAACCGGATCGGGCGAGGTTGGCGAGGGCGCTTGGCCTGCTGCTGGAGCGGCACGATGCACTGCGCATACGCATCGATCTCTCGAATGGCCCGATGGCGCGGATCGAGGCGGCGGTCCCATCCGAAGAACTCTTCACGTGCATCGACCTTCGCGAGATGTCCGACGAAGCGTCAACAGAGGCTATCGCCGGCGAGGCCGAACGGTACCAGCAAAGCCTGCATCTGGAGCGGGGTCCGCTGTTTCGAGCGATTCTGTTCGATCTGGGGCCGGAGCGTCCAAGCAGGCTCCTGTTGATCGCGCACCATCTCGTCGTCGACGGGGTGTCGTGGCGCATTGTGCTGGAAGACCTTGAGCGGGCCTATCTGGCCGGGGAGGAACACCAGACTGCCTTCCCGTCTAAGACCACCTCGATCAAACAGTGGACCGAAGCGGCACAGGCCCTGGCGAAGTCCGGGGCCCTGTCGAGGGAGGCGGCTTTCTGGAACGAGCAGGACCAGCCCGGGGACTTGTCGATACCACTCGATGACCCGGCGGGAGCACGAACCGAGGCTTCCGCGGAGACCTGTCACCTCTCGTTCAGCCGGGAGGAGACAGAGGCGTTGTTGCGGCAGGCGCCGGCGGCCTACAAGACCCAGGTGAACGATCTCCTGTTGACGGCCTTGGTCCAGGCGTTTCACCAGTGGACGGGTGAGGATCGCCTCCTGCTGGACCTCGAAGGCCACGGCCGGGAGTCGGTCGTTCCGGGCACCGATTTGTCCCGAACGGTCGGCTGGTTCACCAGCATGTTTCCGCTTCTCTTGCGACGTCCGGACGGCTCGACCGCCGACATCGTGAAAGGCATCAAGGAGCAAGTG
The Nitrospira defluvii DNA segment above includes these coding regions:
- a CDS encoding condensation domain-containing protein encodes the protein LGLAQVGRHDNFFELGGDSILGLQVIAQAKDVGLLLTPRQLFQQQTIEALAAVVIRESVAAPVIHAEQGLVSGPLPMTPAQLWWFEQQLSELHHWNQSLMVTISGQPDRARLARALGLLLERHDALRIRIDLSNGPMARIEAAVPSEELFTCIDLREMSDEASTEAIAGEAERYQQSLHLERGPLFRAILFDLGPERPSRLLLIAHHLVVDGVSWRIVLEDLERAYLAGEEHQTAFPSKTTSIKQWTEAAQALAKSGALSREAAFWNEQDQPGDLSIPLDDPAGARTEASAETCHLSFSREETEALLRQAPAAYKTQVNDLLLTALVQAFHQWTGEDRLLLDLEGHGRESVVPGTDLSRTVGWFTSMFPLLLRRPDGSTADIVKGIKEQVRAIPSGGVGYGLLRYLAHTPQGERLRHQTAPQVCFNYLGQLDRGGPEQGLFGLASEPTGREHGASNRMPYELAINADVTDGRLTMMWTYSGARFMRATVEMLAASYRRCLCELIAHCCAADAGGYTPSDFPDVQIDQDALDNILETMERSHAR